CAGGAGCGGAAGAGATTCAGAAGAATTATACGGCATTGTCTATTCTTACCTGCTTCCACCGTATCTGATAAATCGTAGTTAGACGCTGTCCTGGGGTATTCTTTGAGTTTCCTGGCGCTGAGGTTCATAAACCCGGAGTTCGCTCCTTCTTCCAACGCTCTTTCCAAGCCGCGGTTGGGAGGCAGGTTATTGCCACTGATGTTACTTTGTATCGAGGCAGAAGCGAGCTGGGAATGGGGACGAGGGTCTGGTCCCAACGTCGCCATATTAGCCCctgctttatttaaaataaatgctCTGCAATGACTGTATCCAAGCACAAACTATGGGAGAGACTCCAACGGTTTGAGAATTTCCTCTTCGACTGCCTCCGCTCCCACTGCGACTGCGCTATTTACAGTACTACATTGAACTCTAGCCAGACCAACGGCATACTGGTACATTTGGATTTTGCGACCCCTGCTGACGAAACATAAAACTTCCATAATTTATCTCCAAGACCTACTATGACATGACtatctgtactgtagcctacctatgTAGTTCATATGAACTGAGTGATACAGAACAATAACATATCTTAGGGATGCAGTCACAGTGAGTATGGGTTTTGAATGATTGAAAGGCCTGCACAATAACTTTACAGAATTACAATTACAGAAAAACTTTTCATACCATTCATTTCATGTTATATCTTGGATGAGGATTCCTGGAGTTCGTTGAGTCTGAtagagaaaccgagagagagcgagggaaacacacacacagagacagagagagagagagagagggaaacacacacagagagacagagagagagagagagagagagagagggaaacacacacagagagagagagagagagagagagagagagggaaacacacacagagagagagagagagagggaaacacacacagagagagagagaggcctcacTGCCAATGAGAGTGCTGAGTCAAGCGCTTGAATAACCTGCTTGCATCAGCAGATATAATGATCACTATGGGGGCTACacaataaacacacatacacactgacacacacgcacataaagtgagagagacaaacagagaggcagagatataTGCCTTCAGATACAGAACCGAAAGAAGACAGTGAGTGAGAGTGGTGGAGTGACAGGCTCGTCTCTGTTTTGTCATATCTCATTTCTCATCCTGTCATCTTTCAGTCTGGTTACATCTGGAGTTAGTAAAGGCTTCTGGTATTCTATTCCAGACTAATCCTGCTTAAGAGAAATAGCCTATAGTTCTACTATTCCCAATATTCATGACAGTGTGACTATTTCTTTTCAGGGCCTGAAAAGCCAGTCCACATCTTCATGTCACTTCCCACTAGGCACACACGGgtggaatcaatgttgtttccaagtcatttcaatgaaattacgttgaaccaatgtggaatagacgttgaattgacgtctgtgcccagtgggttatttGTCACTTTCACCCCCGTACTTCATCTTCTATTATTATCAGATGATAAGTACAATGCAAATAAATGGATACTCCCGATAGTTCCTCTTTTCTGTTCAAGCTGCATTCTGCAGTGACACAGGGTTCGATAGGCTTAAGGCTGATTTCTGCAACATCTCCTTCATGCTGAACAAAGCATTACTTGCCACTGCAGGGAACCTATCAGGACTACAAAGCAGAATTCACTACTCTTGACCCAAACATTAATAAGGAAGACTATTACATATGGATTAGGTTCAATCTATTTCTTTGTGCATGAAAACTCaattcccaccagagatgtgtgaGCTGTTGGAATTAATGCATATAAGATTTAGTAGGCCTACTTGTCAAGTCAAACATATAATAATGTGTAGTTCTGAGACACTTCTTGGAGTTTGAGCCTTTGACCTTTGATAAATCATTTATTACACAAAGACATAGCTCACTCGCTATTTGAACTTGGAGTTTGGAAATTAAGAGCTTATTTAAAAATAGCTTGTTTATCTAAAGTTGTCGTTCATTTCATCGTTCGTTGAGGAACACCCACAGAGAGGCTTCTTGCGTCTGGTTTGAAAAGGGTATTGCCTTACCACAGAAATTTCAACCCAACATTAAATACAGGAAGTAAAGATATCCTCCGACCAACTCCTTACTCAACAAGTTGACCGTTTTACAGCTGTGTTATTTCAGATGTCACACGACAAAAAGACTCAGGTTCAACCATGTCCTTCATTTTGGAATCATACAAAATGGTGAGTACTTTATAGTTTGACAGAATTTGAAATAGTTTTAGAGATTCTAAAGGGGATCACATATGTGACTGTTCTGATGGTTTCAATACTACTTGTAGGTGTATCTTAACTTCAGCATACATATAGGTTTGACGTCCCCATTGATATATTGTTCATTTGTAATATTCTAATGAcagtaaaaaaaatctaaatatccaAGTGATTATTATTAGAATAATTCTGTATCATTTCAGAAGCTCTACAAAGTCAATGTCCTTCATGTCCATCCGTCAGTCAAACAGTGAGCTCTGACCTGCACTTGATTGTCCAACTCTAATATGGACTCACAGCATATCAAAAAGGTTGGTGTTCATGTGGAAATATCCCCCTTCACAATAGACATATGGCTGTAATATTAATATCTTTTACAACTTTTTATTGTATCTGCATTTATGGGAAAGTGTCATATGAAGTCAAATCATCTGTCAAATGAACTTGTAATGTTAAAGATGAGAATATATTCTGTGAATACTAACTCAAACAATGCCACCATGCAAGTCTTATAAATTTCAAGTTGATCTGGTAGTTTCCATTCAGGAAGTATAACAAGAGCAGTTGTTTTGAAGGAAATTGAGGTATAACTGCGTTCAtagaaaatctctctctctctgtgtaaaggTGGTCAGTCGAGGCACTGCCTCTCCTCTACGGAAGTCAAACTATGTGAGCTGGTATGTGGACACTGTACCCACATCCCCCTATCTAAGTCCACAACACAGACCCTGCACTGACACAGAAAGCAGCGGGGAAGAAAAGAGCACAGGGCAGTCCtctcatgatgatgatgatgatgatgaaggacaCTTTAAGAGTAATGAAGCACCAGGGAGTTACTCAAACAGGGAGGACACCTCTCTGCTGACCCCAGGTGATGACCAATATCACCTGCCCAGAAGTAGCTCCGTTATCTCCCGCAGGAGGAAGTCCTTAACATGGCATGGAGATACAGGGCTGTCTCTGTCTGCATTGACCCCTACTACTGTGGCCCCTCTGGGTCTTAGTAGTGACCCCCCATCAACATCTGACCGATATCATCTTCATCTTACTGAGCCCCCACTGGCAGCAGAGAGGTCGACTGGTACTGTAAAGGCAGAGTCTACCCCCTGTCACTGTCCTACTATATCTCAGTCAGATAAGCCACGCTGTGTCTCCATCTCTGCCAACCTGAACCGCTTGCTTACCAGCGGGCTCCATCTGCCCTTCAGGGGCTCCCAGGGGCCAGGGCTGGACCAGGAGGAGGGTCCCCGACTACGCTCCACCTCTGATGCCCATCCACAATTAGGTAACCTTTTCAGCTGTCCTGATATGGTAGACTTTACAGGTCTTTACAGGTGCAGAGGGAAAATAAGAAAGTGAGAACTCAAGGTTCCTTATGTCAGGTTCACTGATTGATATGTTTTTGTCATTGTGCTTTGACATTAAAGTGCCTATTAAGGATAAAAGATCAAGTGATATTACACACTGCTCTGCAGACATTAAGACTGGCTGTGACCTGGACAAGGTAAATTACCCTCTCTGAAACATATTCGGTTATTTATATTTGCTTatttatatttgtttattttttaagcatctacagtgtattcggaaagtattcagaccccttgactttttccacattttgttaaattacagtCTTATTCcaaaaattgataaaatattttttccctcagcaatctacacacaatatcctataATGACAACACGAAAaccgttttttagacattttagcaaatttattgaaaataaaaaacagaaataccttatttacataagtattcagaccctttgctataagactcgaaattgatctcaggtgcatcctgtttccattggtcatccttgagatgtttctacaacttgattggagtccacctgtggtaaattcaattgatggacatgatttggaaaggcacacacctgtctatataaggtcccacagttgacaatgtatgtcagagcaaaaactaagccatgaggttgaaggaattgtccgtagagcttggagacaggattgtgtcgaggcacagatctggggaacagtaccaaaacatttctggaacattgaaggtccccaagaacatagtgacctccatcattcttaaatggaataagtttggaaccaccaaaactcttcctagagctgggcacctgaccaaactgagcaattgggggagaaggatggtcactctgacagatctctaaagttcctctgtggatatgtgagaaccttccagaaggacaactacctctgcagcactccaccaatcaggcctttattgtagagtggccagatggaagtcacttctcagtaaaaggcacatagcagtctgcttggagtttgccaaaaggcagctaaagtctctcagaccatgagaaacaagattctatggtctgataaaaccaagattgaactgtttggactgaatgccaagcatcacatctggaggaaacctggcaccctccctatggtgaagcatggtggtggcagcatcatgctgtggggatgtttttcagcggccgggactgggagactagtcaggatcgaggcaaagatgaatggaacaaagtacagagagatccttgatgaaaacctgctccagagcgctcaggacctcagactggggcgaaggttcaccttccaacaagacaacaacctaagcacacagccaagacaatgcaggagtggcttcgggatacgtctctgaatgtccttgagtggcccagccagagcccaaacttgaacctgatcgaacatctctggagagacctgaaaatagctgtgcagcaatgctcctcatctaacctgacagcgcttgagaggatctgcagagaagaatgggaggaactccccaaatacaggtgtgccaagcttgtagcatcatacccaagaagactcaaggctgaaatcgctgccgaaggtgcttcaacaaagtactgagtaaagggtctgaatacttatgtaaatgtgatatttcattattttagtttttatatatacatttgcaaaaatgtctaaaaacctgtttttgctttgtcattatgggggttaCATCCTTAGTAtaacaataaggctgtaacataacaacatggggaaaaggtcaaggggtctgaatactttccaaaggcacaatATGAACTCTGACATTATGCTTATTGCCTGGTGTGTAGGAGAATGCTCATTTCATAGTGGTGGACATGGTGCTGGAGGCCTTGGAGGGGGTGAAGTGGGCTGTGAGTCTGAGTCAGAAGAACTGTGGGGCTATGGGGAACCATACAGAGGCCTCGGAGGACTCAGGGGCCCAAATCTGCATCCATCCCTCAAAGACACACTCTCTTGTTTCCACTGACAGTGGATATGAAGGTAGGTAGGGAGCAAGAGGATGTAGTAATGGAAGGGGGCTTTAAAATAGTCATGAATTGTCATGAAATTGTCATTAACATTTTGGACAAGATCATCTTGAATGCTTTCCTTTCATTGCCGACCAATGTTCTTGGTGTGTAGAGAATTTATGCAAACACAACCAACCCACCCGGTCATATCAGGTGCGTGGTCATAGAGGATTTAGATAGAAAGACATTTAGGGGTGTGGGAGACAAGGCCCTGACAGAGAAGGATGTGTCAGTGGGACCATGTGAGAGAAGAGTGTTCTCTGAGTTAATGTGTTTCATATCACCTCTGTTTGCATTGTAGGTTGCGGCGCAAACAATAGACCAATAACCAGAGGCGCTAATATGTCCTTTAAAAGgtagaaacaaacaaacagctaCAACCATCACACCTCTGATTAACTGTGATCGTATTCATCATAGTCTTCATACAACAGCCTACAAAATCATTCCTATTCATCTTGAGTCTTGTTCTTACCCCCATTATGTCCATACTCAGTTCCCTGGGATTTCCCATAATGTGCTGCTCTGCTGAGGGCCTAGCCCAGCAGCTGGTGTGTGACTTCAGGAAGCAGTGGTTTCCCACACAGGAGCTGAAACGCGGCCGTCAGAGCATCAGAACCTCGCTGCAGGAAGTGAGAATCACTGTGGTTACAAAATGTGCCCCTGCAGTCAAAAACACAAATACAAAAGCACATTTTAACAGGCAAACCTTCTGTTGACAGTTCTATTCCGGCTAGCTGGAAAATTGCAATAGAGTAGATTTGTGAAATATCGTCACTGACACATGAGGAATGACTGTGAAATGGAAATGACTTCAATAGGATGTTTACACCAGACAGGAAGAGTGTTTACCAATCACTGTAGCAATTTGACTGATTGTCCTACTCAATCCACAGCTTCCTGGTGGGGTTTGTATGGTGAGTGATGCCCGTCTTAGTCTGAGTGAGGAGATCAGACAGAGAACCAGGATGAGGGGAACTCTGAACTGGGCCCCGCCCCGGTTCCAGATCATCTTCAGCGTCCACCCCAGCCAGAGGTCAGTATGGGGTCACACTGACTTCACTGATGATGACTATTCCTACAATACATTTGTTCTCTTCATTTGTATATGAATCAATCTGCAATAAGTCTGTTAATCAGTTTTCCTCATAATTCTGTCTCCTGCCCAGGCGCAGTGAGGTTGTTGCCTCCCAGCACTTCCTCTGTGCAGGCTGTGGAACTGAAATAGAACCCAGTAAGTACTACTCTAGTCCAGAGAGCTGGACAATCTGGGTGATCCACCTGGAGCCACAGCAAGCCCTTTAATGTCAAATCTGAGGCAGAGCTCTGTACATATTTCCTTTGCTGTGTGGCTCTCTGAGTTTTCATGTTTTTGGGTGGTTGTGGAGGAATTCTCTGACGTGTGTGACTGGATGATTTACGGAGCTCACCTGCTGTATATTACCTGTGAGAGgaccacacacactgcataccaaatcaaatcaaatcaaatcaaatttatttttatatagcccttcgtacatcagctgatattctcaaagtgctgtac
The DNA window shown above is from Salmo salar chromosome ssa25, Ssal_v3.1, whole genome shotgun sequence and carries:
- the rubcnl gene encoding protein associated with UVRAG as autophagy enhancer — translated: MDSQHIKKVVSRGTASPLRKSNYVSWYVDTVPTSPYLSPQHRPCTDTESSGEEKSTGQSSHDDDDDDEGHFKSNEAPGSYSNREDTSLLTPGDDQYHLPRSSSVISRRRKSLTWHGDTGLSLSALTPTTVAPLGLSSDPPSTSDRYHLHLTEPPLAAERSTGTVKAESTPCHCPTISQSDKPRCVSISANLNRLLTSGLHLPFRGSQGPGLDQEEGPRLRSTSDAHPQLVPIKDKRSSDITHCSADIKTGCDLDKENAHFIVVDMVLEALEGVKWAVSLSQKNCGAMGNHTEASEDSGAQICIHPSKTHSLVSTDSGYEGCGANNRPITRGANMSFKSSLGFPIMCCSAEGLAQQLVCDFRKQWFPTQELKRGRQSIRTSLQELPGGVCMVSDARLSLSEEIRQRTRMRGTLNWAPPRFQIIFSVHPSQRRSEVVASQHFLCAGCGTEIEPRYIKKLRYCEYLSKYFCDCCHGGAESVIPGRVLTQWDFGRYPVSDFSKQLLDSVWHQPLFDLTCVGKTLYSRVRELGRFRDLQEQLLGIKRLLKACRLSEGVLKEFEQLPDHLTQEPHVFSMDDLLRVKRGQLVPLARAVLRVAIDHVESCQVCLARGFICEFCKQKDVLFPFQSETCTRCQVCKACFHKDCFRDEECPKCARIQCRKKLMDTFCL